A genome region from Altererythrobacter aquiaggeris includes the following:
- the rpmI gene encoding 50S ribosomal protein L35, with the protein MPKLKTKSGVKKRFKLTATGLVKHGVAGKRHRLTHHSAKYIRQNRGTDVLAKADHAAVKKWAPYGLD; encoded by the coding sequence ATGCCCAAGCTGAAGACCAAGAGCGGCGTGAAGAAGCGCTTCAAGCTCACTGCCACAGGACTGGTCAAGCACGGCGTCGCTGGAAAGCGCCACCGTCTGACCCACCACTCTGCAAAATATATCCGCCAGAACCGCGGCACCGACGTGCTTGCCAAGGCCGATCACGCAGCAGTGAAAAAATGGGCCCCTTACGGGCTCGATTGA
- the pheS gene encoding phenylalanine--tRNA ligase subunit alpha → MSELEQLGTTAPARIAAAETADALEALRVEYLGKQGSVSALLKTLGKMTPEQRQKEGPKIQDLRAAVAGAIAERKSALDDAALERQLASQTLDMSLPARQSPRGSVHPVSQVLDELAEIFADMGFAVATGPEIEDDWHNFTALNMPESHPARAMHDTFYFPDRNAGGKHGATRMLLRTHTSPVQVRTMQAIVKEHGGGAPIRIIAPGRVYRSDSDATHTPMFHQIEGLVIDKNIHLGHLKWTLETFLKAFFERDDIVLRLRPSYFPFTEPSVEVDVGFAMEDGRRVLGGSGDAPGHAWMELLGSGMVNRRVLEMSGLDAHVYQGFAFGLGVDRLAMLKYGMDDLRAFFDGDHRWLDHYGFAPFDQPTLSAGVGAPA, encoded by the coding sequence ATGAGTGAACTTGAACAGCTGGGCACCACTGCACCCGCGCGGATTGCTGCGGCAGAAACCGCCGATGCGCTGGAAGCATTGCGAGTAGAATATCTCGGCAAGCAGGGATCGGTATCCGCATTGCTCAAAACGCTTGGCAAGATGACACCCGAACAGCGCCAAAAAGAAGGTCCGAAAATCCAGGATTTGCGCGCCGCGGTTGCGGGCGCGATTGCCGAACGTAAGTCGGCGCTCGACGATGCGGCACTTGAACGGCAACTGGCATCGCAGACGCTCGATATGTCATTGCCCGCTCGGCAAAGTCCGCGCGGCAGCGTTCACCCGGTCAGCCAGGTGTTGGACGAGCTTGCAGAGATATTTGCCGATATGGGTTTCGCCGTTGCGACCGGCCCCGAAATCGAGGATGACTGGCACAATTTTACCGCGCTCAACATGCCCGAAAGCCATCCGGCACGCGCGATGCACGATACGTTTTATTTCCCTGACCGGAATGCAGGCGGCAAGCACGGGGCCACGCGTATGCTGCTCCGCACGCACACATCGCCCGTGCAGGTCCGCACGATGCAAGCGATAGTGAAAGAACATGGCGGCGGTGCACCGATCCGCATTATCGCGCCGGGGCGCGTTTATCGCAGCGACAGCGATGCCACGCACACACCCATGTTTCACCAGATCGAAGGGTTGGTGATCGACAAGAACATCCATCTTGGCCATCTCAAATGGACACTCGAAACTTTCCTGAAAGCCTTCTTCGAGCGTGATGACATCGTGCTGCGGTTGCGGCCGTCCTATTTCCCCTTCACAGAACCGTCGGTCGAAGTCGATGTCGGTTTTGCCATGGAAGACGGCCGCCGTGTTCTGGGCGGCAGCGGCGATGCGCCCGGCCATGCCTGGATGGAGCTTTTGGGTAGCGGAATGGTCAACCGCCGGGTACTTGAAATGTCCGGGCTCGATGCGCACGTATATCAGGGCTTTGCTTTTGGCCTGGGTGTAGACCGCCTCGCGATGCTCAAATACGGAATGGACGATTTACGCGCGTTTTTCGATGGCGACCACCGGTGGCTCGATCATTACGGATTTGCGCCATTTGACCAGCCGACACTTTCGGCTGGCGTGGGAGCACCGGCATGA
- the pheT gene encoding phenylalanine--tRNA ligase subunit beta gives MKFSLSWLKYFLETDASVAEISDKLNRIGIEVEGIEDPAERFAGFRVAKVLTAGKHPDADKLQVLSVDTGAGDPLQVVCGAPNARAGMIGVLGLPGAIVPANGMELRKSAIRGVESNGMMCSVRELEMGDEHDGIIELPDDAPVGASFADYSGSDPVFDVAITPNRPDCMGVFGVARDLAAAGLGKLKPFVPTHIKGTHPCASEIRTDDPEGCPAFYGRSIKGVTNGASPDWMQRRLISAGQRPISALVDITNYVMLAFGRPSHAYDLAKLNGAVFARRAEDGEIVTALNEKQYVLDSNMTVIADDRGVHDIAGIMGGEHSGCSETTTDVLLEVAYFDPERIGATGRKLGLTSDARTRFERGVDPAFLDDGLAILTTLILDICGGQPSEIVHAGNPPLERKIIAFDAALTQRLGGVAVSQDRQREILAALGFDADSNWNVSAPTWRPDIDGAADLVEEIVRIHGLGNVESVALDRPDGVAPPTATDVQKLERRLRRAAASRGMHEAITWSFLPVAEAEHFAVEGQDLWVLENPISEDMKAMRPSIMPGLLSAVKRNMDRGATSLRLFEIGRRYFRNADGSSDERLTLGLVLAGEKEPRRWSTSADGGRAVPFGAFDAKAEALALLSEAGAPVPKLQIMGEAGYQFHPGQSATARLGPKNVLARFGALHPRTLAAFDLDGPVVAAEIFLDAIPAKNGPPRFARAAYAPPALQSVTRDFAFLVDEAMPAADLVRAVTGADKSIIVSARIFDDFRGAGVPDGKKSLAVEVTLQPGEKSFADVDLKAVTEKVMSAAAKLGAELRG, from the coding sequence ATGAAATTTTCCCTGTCCTGGCTGAAATATTTTCTCGAAACCGATGCAAGCGTGGCGGAAATTTCCGACAAGCTGAACAGAATCGGGATCGAGGTTGAAGGTATCGAAGATCCCGCCGAGCGGTTCGCCGGTTTTCGCGTGGCCAAAGTCCTTACCGCCGGGAAACACCCGGACGCGGACAAGTTGCAAGTGTTGAGCGTCGATACAGGCGCAGGCGACCCTTTGCAGGTTGTTTGCGGAGCGCCCAATGCGCGAGCAGGGATGATAGGCGTGCTTGGTCTGCCCGGCGCGATCGTACCTGCAAACGGCATGGAACTCCGAAAAAGCGCCATTCGCGGCGTCGAAAGCAACGGCATGATGTGCTCGGTCCGCGAACTTGAAATGGGCGATGAGCATGATGGCATCATCGAACTGCCCGACGACGCTCCGGTTGGCGCCAGTTTCGCGGATTATTCAGGTTCAGATCCGGTGTTCGATGTGGCGATCACCCCGAACCGGCCTGATTGCATGGGTGTATTCGGCGTCGCACGCGATCTTGCTGCAGCGGGGCTGGGCAAGCTCAAGCCATTTGTACCCACTCACATTAAAGGCACGCATCCTTGTGCCTCTGAAATCCGCACGGACGATCCCGAAGGTTGTCCGGCCTTTTATGGTCGCAGCATCAAGGGCGTGACCAATGGTGCATCACCAGACTGGATGCAGCGCCGGCTGATCAGTGCGGGCCAGCGCCCGATTTCGGCACTGGTCGACATCACCAACTATGTGATGCTGGCCTTTGGCCGCCCGTCGCACGCCTATGATCTGGCGAAGCTGAACGGCGCTGTTTTTGCCCGGCGCGCGGAGGATGGGGAAATCGTGACCGCGCTTAACGAAAAGCAATATGTGCTCGACTCCAACATGACGGTAATCGCCGACGATCGCGGTGTGCACGATATTGCAGGTATTATGGGCGGCGAGCATTCCGGATGTTCCGAAACCACCACCGACGTTCTGCTCGAAGTGGCGTATTTCGACCCCGAGCGTATCGGCGCCACGGGGAGAAAACTTGGTCTGACGTCCGATGCCCGCACGCGTTTCGAGCGCGGTGTCGATCCGGCTTTTCTTGACGACGGTCTTGCAATTTTGACGACGCTGATACTCGACATTTGCGGGGGTCAGCCGTCAGAGATAGTCCATGCAGGCAACCCGCCGCTGGAGCGCAAGATTATCGCCTTCGATGCGGCATTGACACAACGGCTGGGCGGCGTGGCGGTTTCGCAGGACCGGCAGCGAGAGATCCTTGCCGCGCTGGGCTTTGATGCCGACAGCAACTGGAATGTTTCCGCTCCAACCTGGCGCCCCGATATCGACGGCGCTGCCGATCTGGTCGAAGAAATCGTCCGTATTCACGGGCTTGGCAATGTCGAAAGTGTTGCGCTGGACCGGCCGGACGGGGTGGCACCGCCGACTGCAACCGATGTCCAGAAACTGGAGCGCCGTTTGCGCCGCGCTGCCGCGTCGCGCGGAATGCACGAAGCGATCACCTGGTCGTTCCTGCCAGTTGCCGAAGCGGAGCATTTTGCGGTCGAGGGCCAGGATTTGTGGGTGCTCGAAAACCCGATCAGCGAAGATATGAAGGCCATGCGGCCGTCGATCATGCCCGGTCTGTTATCAGCGGTTAAACGCAATATGGATCGCGGCGCGACATCGCTGCGGCTGTTTGAAATCGGCCGCCGGTATTTCCGCAATGCGGATGGCTCCAGCGACGAGAGGCTGACGCTGGGGCTGGTGCTGGCGGGCGAGAAGGAACCGCGCCGCTGGTCCACTTCGGCGGATGGCGGCAGGGCGGTCCCGTTCGGGGCGTTCGACGCAAAGGCCGAAGCGCTTGCGTTATTGTCCGAAGCCGGTGCGCCGGTGCCGAAGCTGCAAATCATGGGCGAGGCTGGTTACCAGTTTCATCCTGGTCAGTCAGCCACAGCGCGGCTTGGCCCGAAGAATGTGTTGGCCCGGTTCGGCGCCCTGCATCCCCGGACACTGGCGGCGTTTGATCTGGATGGCCCTGTCGTGGCGGCCGAGATATTCCTCGATGCCATTCCGGCAAAAAATGGTCCACCCAGATTTGCGCGCGCTGCCTACGCACCCCCTGCGCTACAATCCGTCACTCGTGACTTTGCATTCCTGGTGGACGAGGCTATGCCCGCAGCCGATCTGGTCAGGGCGGTCACAGGGGCAGACAAATCGATCATTGTCAGCGCGCGGATCTTCGACGATTTCCGCGGTGCAGGCGTTCCCGACGGTAAAAAATCACTCGCGGTGGAGGTGACACTTCAACCAGGCGAGAAAAGCTTTGCCGATGTCGATCTCAAGGCGGTTACAGAGAAGGTTATGTCAGCAGCGGCCAAGCTGGGCGCAGAACTGCGCGGATAA
- a CDS encoding inositol monophosphatase family protein encodes MNLSKDLILANRLADAAGAVIRPRFRGSWSHERKADASPVTEVDKAAEAAMRAILESAAADDGIIGEEYGTRNEGAGRQWVLDPIDGTISFMAGRPIFGTLIALLQDGWPVLGIIDQPVAGERWAGQIGKPTTLNGDPVRVRACRELSEATLASSGPQYFSDADAAAFMSLAAQTSKTVIWGGDCYNYGLLASGNIDIVCESGLKLYDYAALVPIVEGAGGLMADWQGNPLDADSDGRVLALGEPARLEEALEAMR; translated from the coding sequence ATGAATTTATCCAAAGACTTGATCCTGGCGAACCGGTTGGCGGACGCGGCGGGCGCCGTGATCCGCCCACGGTTCCGCGGCAGTTGGTCACATGAACGCAAGGCCGATGCTTCGCCGGTTACCGAAGTTGACAAAGCCGCGGAGGCGGCAATGCGCGCCATCCTCGAAAGCGCCGCCGCCGATGACGGTATCATCGGTGAGGAATACGGGACACGGAACGAGGGGGCCGGGCGCCAATGGGTGCTTGATCCGATCGACGGTACGATCAGTTTCATGGCTGGCCGCCCGATATTCGGAACGCTTATCGCGCTGCTACAGGACGGCTGGCCAGTGCTGGGTATCATCGACCAGCCTGTCGCCGGTGAACGGTGGGCCGGGCAAATCGGTAAACCCACCACGTTGAACGGCGATCCCGTCCGGGTGCGCGCGTGCCGCGAATTATCGGAAGCAACGCTCGCTTCGTCCGGACCGCAATATTTTTCCGACGCGGATGCTGCGGCGTTCATGTCGTTGGCCGCGCAGACTTCCAAGACTGTAATCTGGGGCGGTGATTGCTATAATTACGGACTGCTCGCATCGGGCAACATCGATATTGTCTGCGAATCCGGCCTCAAATTGTATGATTATGCTGCTCTGGTTCCGATTGTCGAAGGCGCAGGCGGGCTGATGGCCGACTGGCAAGGCAATCCGCTTGATGCGGATAGCGATGGCCGCGTTCTGGCATTGGGTGAGCCCGCACGGCTTGAAGAAGCGCTTGAGGCGATGCGATAA
- the rplT gene encoding 50S ribosomal protein L20, which yields MPRIKRGVTTRQKHKRLLDQAKGYRGRRKNTIRVARQAVEKAGQYAYRDRKIKKRTFRSLWIARINAAVRAEGLTYSQFMHGVKLAGIELDRKVMADLAMNESAAFATVIAAAKKSLPA from the coding sequence ATGCCACGCATTAAACGCGGCGTTACCACGCGCCAGAAACACAAACGGTTACTCGATCAGGCCAAGGGCTATCGCGGTCGCCGTAAAAACACCATTCGCGTTGCTCGTCAGGCCGTCGAAAAGGCCGGCCAGTACGCATATCGCGATCGCAAAATCAAAAAGCGGACATTCCGTTCGCTGTGGATTGCCCGCATCAACGCGGCTGTCCGCGCTGAAGGTCTGACATATTCGCAGTTCATGCACGGCGTAAAGCTCGCGGGCATCGAGCTTGACCGCAAGGTCATGGCCGATCTCGCCATGAACGAAAGCGCGGCCTTCGCTACGGTGATTGCAGCAGCCAAGAAATCCCTCCCGGCTTAA
- a CDS encoding helix-turn-helix domain-containing protein: MSDKQLNNDPLGVVSALAATHDGQPLSFNRAPAEDLAPWVARIHTTKAIVEPGRVIMCGMFADVSVLRLLLQGDWHAETADGPKLFKRAALYFGPHSKRMPASVRGDFATVAIALVPGAAHALSGLKVTDFVDRIVDCSEIGLDSQNLLGLIQESEPPDQWLIALENHMRLVVEQAGGALPNAITSAFDAAALANPNTKVGEFARREGIERRQLERIIKRDFGMPPKQVLRRARILDMAAYLRGVADSDEAEEIALRYFDQSHLNRDFNALFGMTPMQFVRTPQPLMTIALEYRQARRVEALKRVPPGDIKPWQASAID; this comes from the coding sequence TTGTCTGACAAGCAATTAAACAATGATCCCTTGGGTGTCGTTTCGGCATTGGCCGCGACGCATGATGGTCAACCTCTGTCGTTTAACCGTGCTCCGGCAGAAGATTTGGCGCCGTGGGTCGCGCGCATCCACACAACCAAGGCAATCGTGGAGCCTGGACGCGTGATCATGTGCGGGATGTTCGCAGATGTGTCTGTGCTACGCCTATTATTGCAGGGCGACTGGCACGCGGAAACTGCGGATGGCCCCAAATTATTCAAGCGGGCTGCGCTGTATTTCGGCCCGCATTCGAAACGTATGCCGGCCAGCGTCAGAGGTGATTTCGCAACGGTTGCTATCGCACTGGTGCCAGGCGCGGCACACGCCCTAAGCGGCCTCAAGGTGACCGACTTCGTGGACCGTATCGTCGATTGCTCCGAAATTGGGCTTGATAGCCAGAATTTGCTCGGCCTCATCCAGGAAAGTGAGCCGCCAGACCAATGGCTGATTGCATTGGAAAATCATATGCGATTGGTCGTGGAACAGGCAGGCGGAGCCTTACCCAATGCAATCACAAGCGCATTTGACGCTGCAGCACTTGCCAATCCCAACACGAAAGTCGGCGAATTTGCGCGGCGCGAAGGGATCGAAAGGCGCCAGTTGGAGCGAATTATCAAGCGCGACTTTGGAATGCCTCCAAAGCAGGTCCTTCGCCGCGCCCGCATACTCGATATGGCCGCGTATCTTCGCGGCGTGGCCGACAGCGATGAAGCCGAGGAAATAGCGCTTCGCTATTTCGACCAGTCGCACCTTAACCGCGACTTCAATGCGCTGTTCGGGATGACCCCCATGCAGTTTGTCCGAACACCCCAACCACTCATGACTATCGCGCTCGAATACCGTCAGGCTCGCAGAGTAGAGGCACTAAAGCGGGTGCCGCCCGGTGATATCAAGCCTTGGCAAGCCTCCGCTATAGATTAG